In Helianthus annuus cultivar XRQ/B chromosome 3, HanXRQr2.0-SUNRISE, whole genome shotgun sequence, a single window of DNA contains:
- the LOC110928037 gene encoding peptide methionine sulfoxide reductase B5, whose translation MLKPKGTGEYDKFFADGVYTCAGCGTPLSKSTTKFNSGCGWPTFYEGFPGAITRTADPDGRRTRITCTACGGHLGHVFKGEGFKTPTDERHCVNSISIKFTSEGISASL comes from the exons ATGTTAAA GCCAAAAGGCACTGGTGAATATGACAAGTTTTTTGCTGATGGGGTGTATACTTGTGCTGGTTGTGGAACACCACTTTCTAAATCAACCACCAAGTTCAACTCCGGGTGTGGTTGGCCTACTTTCTATGAAGGTTTTCCCGGAGCAATCACCCGCACT GCCGACCCGGATGGAAGGAGGACCAGAATTACTTGCACTGCTTGTGGAGGACACTTAGGCCATGTGTTTAAAGGTGAGGGGTTCAAGACACCTACAGATGAAAGGCATTGTGTTAATAGTATCTCCATCAAGTTTACTTCTGAAGGCATTTCAGCTTCTCTTTGA